A region from the Mycolicibacterium litorale genome encodes:
- a CDS encoding ferritin-like fold-containing protein, giving the protein MNSTQPAASGEQTVTAGTAGVGADHPGVDELFALLAYGEVAAFYRLTEEARMAPNLRGRINMASMAAAEMRHYELLRDAMERRGVDVVPAMTKYASALENYHRLTTPSTWLEALVKTYIGDALAADFYSEITGALPDEVAAVVRGVLAETGHSQFVVAEVRAAVTASDRQRHRLALWSRRLLGEAITQAQYVLADHDELVDLVMSGGEGLTQMAEFFDRLQQTHQSRMQELGLA; this is encoded by the coding sequence ATGAATTCGACGCAGCCTGCAGCCTCGGGAGAGCAGACGGTCACTGCCGGGACGGCGGGTGTGGGGGCCGATCATCCCGGCGTCGACGAGCTGTTCGCGCTGCTCGCCTACGGTGAGGTGGCCGCGTTCTACCGCCTGACCGAGGAAGCGCGGATGGCGCCCAACCTGCGCGGGCGGATCAACATGGCGAGCATGGCCGCCGCCGAGATGCGCCACTACGAGTTGCTGCGCGATGCCATGGAGCGGCGCGGCGTGGACGTGGTGCCGGCGATGACGAAGTACGCCTCGGCGCTGGAGAACTATCACCGGTTGACGACGCCGAGCACGTGGCTCGAAGCGCTGGTCAAGACCTACATCGGCGATGCGCTCGCCGCGGACTTCTACTCCGAGATCACCGGTGCCCTGCCCGACGAGGTGGCCGCGGTGGTGCGCGGGGTGCTGGCCGAGACCGGGCACTCGCAGTTCGTGGTCGCCGAGGTGCGTGCCGCGGTGACCGCCAGCGACCGGCAACGCCACCGGTTGGCGTTGTGGTCGCGGCGGTTGCTCGGTGAGGCCATCACCCAGGCGCAGTACGTGCTGGCCGACCACGACGAACTCGTCGACCTGGTGATGTCGGGCGGTGAGGGACTCACGCAGATGGCCGAGTTCTTCGACCGGCTGCAGCAGACACACCAGTCCCGGATGCAGGAGCTCGGCCTGGCCTGA